The following are encoded together in the Juglans microcarpa x Juglans regia isolate MS1-56 chromosome 2D, Jm3101_v1.0, whole genome shotgun sequence genome:
- the LOC121248291 gene encoding receptor-like protein kinase FERONIA codes for MGNISILKSILLLFLLFLLHHISIVNSTPRYIAVDNIVLNCGSAGNSTDIDKRMWIGDMEPSKFAPIEEHNQKSNTSEAQSQDSSVETIPYMTARLSYSQFTYVFPVTSGPKFVRLYFYADSYSGFDGSLAFFTVKANSKFTLLRNFSASILANYLGGSKRLSKEFCINVEEDQNLNLTFIPTPSTASSRLFAFVNGIEIVSMPKYLYYSSPENPSPPYVGQNVQFSIDNNRALEMILRLNMGGSSISSKGDTGMFREWSPDIPYLLSGGVIPRQPDLTLKYSVIPNYTAPDDVYRSAITMGPNITWNLLSNLTWGLPVDPGFYYLVRLHFCEIEPSITMAGERPFIIYIDNKTAEATADVIMWSGGRDTPVFQDYVVLIQKMGDEDHKSILFIALHPGKATNAIYDAILNGVEVFKLSDNNNNLAGPNPANTLLPSPPPTQQPASTSNSRKTRFIAIGIGVGLFLALITLVCCLVVWKLRTSKLRYCSYYPVSKCWFWSDQNKGKLTRTKTSSLPEELCCQLSHQEIKTATHNFDEGLVIGVGGFGKLRPHHE; via the exons ATGGGGAACATCTCAATACTCAAATCTATTCTGCTCCTCTTCTTACTCTTCCTTCTCCATCATATTTCAATTGTTAACTCTACTCCTCGTTACATTGCCGTTGATAATATTGTCCTCAACTGCGGCTCTGCTGGCAACTCAACGGATATAGATAAACGCATGTGGATTGGAGACATGGAGCCCTCCAAATTCGCTCCCATAGAAGAACATAACCAAAAATCTAATACCTCTGAAGCCCAAAGCCAAGACTCATCTGTCGAAACTATCCCCTACATGACTGCCCGTTTATCCTATTCCCAATTCACCTACGTATTTCCTGTCACCTCCGGTCCCAAATTTGTTCGTTTGTACTTTTACGCAGATTCATACTCTGGTTTTGATGGATCTCTGGCCTTTTTTACAGTCAAAGCAAACAGTAAGTTCACCTTACTTAGAAACTTCAGTGCTTCCATTCTTGCTAATTACTTGGGGGGCTCAAAACGTCTTTCTAAAGAGTTCTGCATCAACGTTGAAGAggatcaaaatttgaatttaacatTCATTCCAACGCCAAGTACTGCTTCTAGCAGATTATTTGCCTTTGTTAATGGAATTGAGATCGTCTCCATGCCAAAGTACCTCTACTATAGCAGTCCAGAAAATCCAAGCCCACCTTACGTTGGCCAAAATGTTCAGTTCTCTATAGACAACAACAGGGCACTCGAGATGATTCTTCGGCTCAATATGGGTGGGAGCTCGATATCGTCGAAGGGAGACACAGGCATGTTTAGAGAATGGTCCCCAGATATCCCTTACTTGTTAAGTGGAGGAGTGATCCCCCGCCAACCAGATTTGACGCTCAAATACTCAGTAATACCAAATTACACTGCCCCCGATGACGTTTATCGGTCTGCAATCACGATGGGTCCAAACATAACTTGGAACTTGCTTTCTAATTTGACATGGGGTTTACCCGTAGATCCAGGGTTTTATTATCTGGTCAGGCTTCATTTCTGTGAAATCGAGCCAAGTATAACGATGGCCGGCGAAAGGCCATTCATTATCTATATAGATAACAAGACAGCCGAAGCTACTGCAGATGTAATTATGTGGAGCGGAGGAAGGGATACGCCTGTGTTTCAGGATTATGTAGTTCTGATCCAAAAGATGGGAGATGAGGATCATAAGAGTATACTCTTTATTGCTTTGCACCCTGGAAAAGCTACCAATGCAATCTACGATGCCATTTTAAATGGGGTAGAAGTGTTCAAACTGAGCGACAACAATAACAACCTAGCCGGACCGAATCCTGCCAATACTTTGCTGCCCTCTCCACCTCCAACTCAACAACCTGCTTCGACATCCAATTCAAGGAAAACAAGATTCATTGCCATTGGAATTGGTGTAGGCTTATTCTTGGCCTTGATCACTCTAGTGTGTTGCTTGGTTGTTTGGAAACTACGGACATCTAAGTTGCGTTATTGTTCTTACTATCCAGTATCAAAGTGTTGGTTCTGGTCTGACCAAAACAAAGGAAAGTTAACAAGGACAAAAACCTCTTCACTGCCCGAAGAGCTATGCTGCCAATTATCACATCAAGAAATCAAAACAGCAACCCACAACTTCGATGAAGGATTAGTTATCGGAGTAGGTGGCTTTGGGAAG TTAAGGCCCCACCATGAGTGA